A single window of Coffea eugenioides isolate CCC68of chromosome 7, Ceug_1.0, whole genome shotgun sequence DNA harbors:
- the LOC113778682 gene encoding probable glutathione S-transferase parC: protein MAGDKVVVLGTYVSMFSMRVQVALAEKGIEYENKEEDLANKSPLLLEMNPVHKKIPVLIHNGKPVCDSLIIVQYIDEVWHDKNPLLRSDPYQRAQARFWADFVDKKVYDCGRRIWATKGEEKEAAKKEFIGIMKTLEGELGNKPYFGGEDFGYVDVALIPFYCWFHAYENFGNFKTETECPKLVEWAKRCMQRESVSKSLADPHKIYEFVVSLKKKLGIE, encoded by the exons ATGGCCGGTGACAAGGTCGTTGTGTTGGGTACATATGTGAGCATGTTTAGCATGAGAGTCCAAGTTGCTCTGGCCGAAAAAGGCATCGAGtatgaaaacaaagaagaagacTTGGCTAACAAGAGCCCACTTCTTCTTGAGATGAACCCTGTTCACAAGAAAATCCCAGTTCTGATTCATAATGGAAAGCCTGTTTGCGACTCCCTTATCATTGTTCAGTACATAGATGAAGTGTGGCATGACAAGAATCCCTTGCTGCGATCTGATCCTTACCAGAGAGCTCAAGCAAGGTTCTGGGCTGACTTCGTTGacaaaaag GTTTATGATTGTGGAAGGAGGATCTGGGCCACAAAGGGAGAAGAAAAGGAGGCAGCCAAGAAGGAATTCATAGGGATTATGAAAACATTGGAAGGAGAACTTGGAAATAAGCCTTACTTTGGAGGGGAAGACTTTGGATATGTGGATGTGGCTTTGATTCCTTTCTACTGTTGGTTCCATGCCTATGAGAACTTTGGGAATTTCAAGACAGAAACGGAGTGTCCAAAGCTGGTGGAATGGGCCAAAAGATGCATGCAGAGGGAGAGCGTTTCCAAGTCCCTTGCTGATCCTCACAAGAT